In Sander vitreus isolate 19-12246 chromosome 7, sanVit1, whole genome shotgun sequence, a genomic segment contains:
- the LOC144521388 gene encoding uncharacterized protein LOC144521388 — protein MERHREHTEETKLRGEALPPDVLQVIVGEEEQQECSSSVDNQEPEPPPHIKEEQEELWSSQEGEQLQGMEEGNITKFPFTPVPVKSEDDEEKAQSSQLHQRQTQHMETEADGEDCGGPEPARNSHPLLRPETEDQTGDSSEPETDDSADWKETREPQSALNSLKHDSRWKKTFSCSECGRRFDFKSYLKRHMMTHTGEKPFSCSVCKKSFGFSDDFRKHMRIHTGEKPFSCTECGRRFVQRGNLKRHMRSHTEEKPFRCSVCKKYLADRGSVKAHMRIHTGEKTFICSECGKRFSHNSDLRRHMRTHTGEKPFSCSVCDQRFGCKTNLKTHMRIHTGEKPFICSECGKRFNDNSSLRRHMRTHTGEKAFSCSVCKKSFTQSGSLKKHMRTHTGEKAFSCSVCKKSFRLSSHLKYHMKQHTGEEPSTSCVSDIRKQQDWSSNVDQEQPENLIQVGTLNHRNKMDRKAISF, from the coding sequence ctttACCTCCAGATGTTCTGCAAGTGATTGTTGgtgaagaggagcagcaggagtgtagctccagtgtggacaatcaggagccagagccccccccacacattaaagaggaacaggaggaactgtggagcagtcaggagggagagcagcttcaagggatGGAGGAGGGTAATATCAcaaagttcccattcactcctgtccctgtgaagagtgaagatgatgaagagaaagctcagtcctcacagcttcatcaaagacaaactcaacacatggaaacagaagctgatggagaggactgtggaggaccagaaccagccaggaactcacatccacttttaagaccagagactgaagaccagactggagactcttctgaacctgagactgatgacagtgctgattggaaggagaccagagaacctcagtcagctttaaactctctgaaacatgattcaagatggaagaaaacattcagctgctctgagtgtgggagaagattTGACTTCAAGTCATatctgaagagacacatgatgactcatacaggagagaaacctttcagctgctctgtcTGTAAAAAATCTTTTGGATTTAGTGATGATTTCcggaaacacatgagaatccacacaggagagaaacctttcagctgcactgagtgtgggagaagattTGTTCAAAGGGGAaatctgaagagacacatgagaTCTCATACAGAAGAAAAACCTTTTAggtgctcagtctgtaagaaatattTGGCAGATAGGGGAAGTGTAAAggcacacatgagaatccacacaggagagaaaacatttatttgctctgagtgtgggaaaagatttaGCCACAACTCAGATCTGAGaagacacatgagaactcatacaggagagaaacctttcagctgctcggTTTGTGATCAAAGATTTGGCTGCAAGACAAATCTGAAGActcacatgagaatccacacaggagagaaaccttttatttgctctgagtgtgggaaaagatttaACGACAACTCAAGTCTGAGGAGACACATGCGAACTCATACAGGAGAGAaagctttcagctgctcagtctgtaagaagtcttttacacagagtggaagtttaaagaaacacatgagaactcatacaggagaaaaagctttcagctgctcagtctgtaagaaatcttttagaCTGAGTAGCCATTTAAAATATCACATGAAACAACACACAGGAGAGGAACCGTCTACTTCCTGTGTTAGTGACATCAGAAAGCAGCAGGATTGGAGCTCCAATGTGGACCAGGAGCAGCCAGAGAATCTCATCCAGGTTGGAACTCtgaaccatagaaataaaatggataggaAGGCCATTTCCTTTTAA